A section of the Leptotrichia buccalis C-1013-b genome encodes:
- the yhbY gene encoding ribosome assembly RNA-binding protein YhbY, with protein MIQLSSKERAFLRKLAHNLEPIVRIGKDGIDENVLKSIAEVVKKRELIKVKILQNSSVEIDREMADEIARDTKSVFVDRIGKILIFFKPKTTKDAKITPEFNEFRKSRKNKR; from the coding sequence ATGATACAGCTTTCAAGTAAAGAGAGAGCTTTTTTAAGAAAATTGGCACATAACTTAGAGCCAATTGTAAGAATTGGGAAAGATGGAATTGATGAAAATGTATTGAAATCCATCGCAGAAGTCGTTAAAAAAAGAGAATTAATAAAAGTAAAGATTTTACAAAATTCGTCAGTTGAAATTGATAGAGAAATGGCAGACGAAATTGCTCGAGATACAAAATCAGTTTTTGTAGATAGAATTGGAAAGATATTAATATTTTTTAAACCAAAAACTACAAAAGATGCAAAAATTACACCTGAATTTAATGAATTTAGAAAAAGCAGAAAAAATAAAAGATAG
- a CDS encoding divergent PAP2 family protein, giving the protein MSGGILFGNRLLDVAAISCFSAQFYKVFFPVFKGQKPQWARLVQTGGMPSSHASTVVSLVTGVFLLKGLSSIEFAISMVFAGIVLYDATGVRQQAGKHARALNTLIDAIEHHEGIEIINEKFKELLGHTPVEVFWGSVLGIVIGLLFKGYILG; this is encoded by the coding sequence ATGAGTGGAGGAATATTATTTGGAAACAGACTTCTTGATGTAGCAGCGATTTCGTGTTTTTCAGCACAATTTTACAAAGTTTTTTTTCCTGTGTTCAAGGGTCAAAAACCTCAATGGGCAAGACTTGTCCAAACTGGTGGAATGCCAAGTTCCCACGCTTCAACAGTTGTTTCCCTTGTAACAGGTGTATTTTTGCTAAAAGGACTTAGTTCAATTGAATTTGCAATTTCCATGGTCTTTGCCGGAATTGTGCTGTACGATGCAACAGGAGTCAGACAGCAGGCTGGGAAACATGCAAGAGCTTTAAATACCTTAATAGATGCTATAGAACATCACGAAGGAATAGAGATAATTAATGAAAAATTTAAAGAATTGCTTGGACATACACCAGTAGAAGTATTTTGGGGAAGTGTTCTGGGAATTGTTATAGGACTTTTATTTAAAGGGTATATATTAGGATAA
- a CDS encoding TlyA family RNA methyltransferase encodes MKKRLDLILVEREFFETREKAKREIMAGNVIVNEQVVIKAGTMFKDNDELNIRVKDKLKYVSRGGLKLEKAIKAWDLDFSDKLVLDIGASTGGFTDCALQNGARRVYSVDVGKNQLDWKLRNDEKVVSLEEMHIKDLKEEDIENKKVDFIVIDVSFISLTKVIPYFKKFLAQSGKIVMLVKPQFEVGREKIGRNGVVENEEYHNEAIKKIISFSKEEGYELIGVEDSPIKGAKGNKEFLMLIKSN; translated from the coding sequence ATGAAGAAAAGATTAGATTTAATCCTTGTCGAGCGAGAATTTTTTGAAACAAGAGAAAAAGCCAAGCGGGAAATAATGGCAGGAAATGTTATCGTAAATGAACAAGTTGTTATAAAAGCTGGTACAATGTTTAAAGATAACGATGAATTAAATATCCGTGTGAAAGATAAATTGAAGTATGTCAGTCGTGGCGGATTAAAATTAGAAAAGGCTATAAAGGCTTGGGACTTGGATTTTTCAGATAAACTGGTTTTAGATATTGGAGCATCTACAGGGGGATTTACAGACTGTGCATTGCAAAATGGGGCAAGGCGTGTGTATAGTGTTGACGTTGGTAAAAATCAGCTTGACTGGAAATTAAGAAATGATGAGAAAGTCGTTTCGCTGGAAGAAATGCACATAAAAGATTTGAAGGAAGAGGATATTGAAAATAAAAAAGTTGATTTTATTGTAATAGATGTTTCTTTTATTTCTTTAACAAAAGTTATTCCATATTTTAAAAAATTTCTTGCACAATCTGGAAAAATTGTAATGCTAGTTAAACCTCAATTTGAAGTTGGAAGGGAGAAAATTGGAAGAAATGGTGTTGTTGAAAATGAAGAATATCATAATGAAGCAATAAAAAAAATTATTTCTTTTTCAAAAGAAGAAGGGTATGAATTAATTGGCGTGGAAGATTCTCCAATAAAAGGAGCAAAGGGGAATAAAGAATTTTTAATGTTAATAAAATCAAATTAA